A single Catharus ustulatus isolate bCatUst1 chromosome 7, bCatUst1.pri.v2, whole genome shotgun sequence DNA region contains:
- the ASB18 gene encoding ankyrin repeat and SOCS box protein 18, with amino-acid sequence MSESPGAVTGKLRISSKLDLEHPLAPRAPIARFYTALVTGDLRSLQVLTERYHQDVNLVFEISKNELEWQVKSQASYGVSGLWALEERQELSTPLCLAARHGHPDCLRHLLRRGADPNLAPGGQGALHEACQGGHSECVELLLEYKANPNLQSDEGLAPLHLCTTPDSLRCARLLVRHGAAVDLPSEAGGDTALHVAARHRLCHHARLYLRRRARVDARNAREETALGILCRHPPAVGDDSLQFFQLLAAHGADVDARDESWRSPLHRACGAANAELARLLLRRGADANAIDYDGVSPLGWALQGAASHRDLRPHLTVQLLLNHGSQKIWPPAFVKVLRSCAAVPEVIEVLFNSYSQIPVCREWAKAVPQEVFQQHQLFYESLFGLAGTARSLQHWCRSALRSNFGSQCHSLIPLLPVPKALQDFLLLEPQGFVL; translated from the exons ATGAGCGAGTCACCAGGAGCTGTGACAGGAAAGCTGAGGATTTCGTCCAAATTGGATCTGGAGCATCCCTTGGCACCTCGGGCTCCCATTGCCAGGTTTTATACAGCCCTGGTGACAGGGGACCTGAGGAGCCTGCAGGTCCTGACTGAGCGATACCACCAAGATGTCAACCTGGTCTTTGAGATCAGCAAGAACGAGCTGGAGTGGCAGGTGAAAAGCCAAGCCTCTTACGGAGTCTCAG ggctgtgggcgctggaggagaggcaggagctgagcacccCTCTGTGCCTCGCCGCCCGCCACGGCCACCCCGACTGCCTGCGGCACCTCCTGCGCCGCGGGGCCGACCCCAACCTGGCcccagggggacagggagccCTGCACGAGGCCTGCCAGGGGGGGCACAGCGAgtgtgtggagctgctgctggagtacAAGGCCAACCCCAACCTGCAGAGCGACGAGGGGCTGGCCCCGCTGCACCTCTGCACCACCCCGGACTCCCTGCG GTGTGCCAGGCTCCTAGTGAGGCACGGGGCAGCCGTGGATCTGCCGAGCGAGgcgggaggggacacagccctgcacgtGGCCGCCAGGCACCGTCTGTGCCACCACGCCCGCCTCTACCTGCGGCGCCGGGCGCGCGTCGACGCCCGCAACGCGCGGGAGGAGACGGCCCTGGGCATCCTCTGCAGGCACCCCCCGGCCGTGGGCGACGATTCCCTGcagtttttccagctgctggctgcccacGGGGCCGACGTGGACGCCCGGGACGAGAGCTGGAGGAGCCCCTTGCACCGGGCGTGCGGGGCGGCCAACGCCGAGCTGGCGCGGCTCCTGCTGCGGCGCGGCGCCGACGCCAACGCCATCGACTACGACGGCGTGTCCCCGCTGGGCTGGGCCCTGCAGGGCGCTGCCAGCCACAGGGATCTGCGTCCCCACCTCAccgtgcagctgctgctcaacCACGGCTCCCAGAAGATTTGGCCCCCAGCCTTCGTCAAG GTGCTGAGATCCTGCGCGGCCGTCCCGGAGGTCATCGAGGTCCTCTTCAATTCCTACTCCCAAATCCCGGTCTGCCGGGAGTGGGCCAAGGCCGTGCCACAGGAGGTGTTCCAG cagcaccagctttTCTACGAGTCCCTTTTCGGGCTGGCGGGCACAGCCCGGAGCCTGCAGCACTGGTGCCGCTCCGCCCTCCGCAGCAATTTTGGGAGCCAGTGCCATTCCCTCATCCCACTGCTGCCCGTGCCCAAGGCTCTGCAGgacttcctgctgctggagccgcAAGGATTCGTGCTGTGA